Proteins from one Mycobacterium adipatum genomic window:
- a CDS encoding metal-dependent hydrolase family protein, with protein MSDVLTLKAAGLVDVDAGAIIRPGIVRVSGDRIVAVGDGASDSVIGSDEGEVIDLGDAYLLPGLMDMEVNLLMGGRGENPGLSQVQDDPPTRVLRAVGNARRTLRAGFTTVRNLGLFVKTGGYLLDVALGKAIDAGWVEGPRVIPAGHAITPTGGHLDPTMFAAFMPGALELTVEEGIANGVDEIRKAVRYQIKHGAQLIKVCVSGGVMSLTGEAGAQHYSDEELRAIVDEAHRRGLRVAAHTHGAEAVKHAVACGIDCIEHGFLMDDEAIQALVDNDRFLVTTRRLAQAMDVSKAPKVLQDKAAEMFPKAETSIKAAYEAGVKIAVGTDAPAIPHGKNADELVTLVEWGMPPAAVLRSATTIAADLINVTDRGRLAAGLLADIIAVPGNPLEDITVTRDVTFVMKGGKVYKNEYANGS; from the coding sequence GTGTCGGACGTACTGACCCTCAAAGCCGCGGGTCTGGTCGACGTCGATGCCGGGGCGATCATTCGCCCCGGCATCGTTCGTGTCTCCGGAGACCGCATTGTCGCCGTCGGAGACGGCGCATCAGATTCCGTCATCGGCTCCGACGAAGGCGAGGTCATAGACCTGGGCGACGCCTACCTGTTACCCGGCCTGATGGACATGGAGGTCAACCTGCTCATGGGCGGTCGCGGGGAGAACCCCGGGCTGTCCCAGGTGCAGGACGACCCGCCGACGCGGGTGCTGCGCGCGGTCGGCAATGCCCGGCGCACGCTGCGCGCCGGATTCACCACCGTGCGCAACCTCGGACTGTTCGTCAAGACCGGCGGCTACCTGCTGGACGTCGCACTGGGCAAGGCCATCGACGCGGGCTGGGTGGAGGGGCCACGGGTGATCCCCGCGGGTCACGCCATCACGCCCACCGGCGGCCACCTGGACCCGACCATGTTCGCCGCCTTCATGCCCGGCGCCCTGGAACTCACCGTCGAGGAGGGCATCGCCAACGGGGTCGACGAGATCCGCAAGGCGGTGCGCTATCAGATCAAACACGGCGCCCAACTGATCAAGGTGTGCGTATCCGGCGGCGTCATGTCGCTGACCGGAGAGGCCGGTGCCCAACACTATTCGGACGAGGAACTGCGCGCGATCGTCGACGAGGCACATCGCCGCGGTCTGCGGGTCGCCGCGCACACCCACGGCGCCGAGGCCGTCAAGCACGCGGTGGCCTGCGGTATCGACTGCATCGAACACGGCTTCCTGATGGACGACGAGGCCATCCAGGCACTCGTCGACAACGACCGCTTTCTGGTCACCACCCGCAGGCTGGCCCAGGCCATGGACGTCTCGAAGGCTCCGAAGGTCCTGCAGGACAAGGCCGCCGAGATGTTCCCGAAGGCCGAGACATCGATCAAGGCCGCCTATGAGGCCGGGGTCAAGATCGCGGTCGGCACCGACGCACCGGCCATCCCGCACGGGAAAAACGCCGACGAACTCGTCACCTTGGTGGAGTGGGGCATGCCCCCGGCCGCGGTGCTGCGCTCGGCGACCACCATCGCCGCCGATTTGATCAATGTCACCGACCGCGGGCGGCTGGCCGCGGGGTTGCTGGCCGACATCATCGCGGTCCCGGGCAACCCGCTGGAGGACATCACCGTTACACGGGATGTCACTTTTGTAATGAAGGGCGGTAAGGTCTACAAGAATGAGTACGCCAATGGCTCCTAG
- a CDS encoding aromatic ring-hydroxylating oxygenase subunit alpha — protein sequence MAFFPKPAAGSWTENWPELGTAPVDYTDSIDPEHWKLEQQAIFRKTWLQMGRVELVPKKGRYVTRELPSVGPGVSIIIVNDGDQIRAFYNLCRHRGNKLVWNDYPGEEVSGSCRQFVCKYHAWRYDLKGDLTFVQQESEFFDLDKADYPLKPVRCEVWEGFIFVNFDDDAVSLQEYLGEFGEGLKGYPFHEMTEHYSYRSEIKANWKLFIDAFTEFYHAPILHMKQAEKEEAEKLAQFGFEALAYDIKGDHSMVSSWGGMSPPKDLNMVKPIERILHSGLFGPWDRPDIKGILPDELPPAINPGRHKTWGTDSFEFFPNWTLLFWAPGWYLTYNYWPTGVDSHIFEADLYFVPPKNLRERLSQELAAVTFKEYAFQDANTLEATQSQIGTRAVTEFPLCDQEILLRHLHMTAHQYVDRYQAERAAQSNGSGKPTAASSVKESANV from the coding sequence GTGGCGTTTTTCCCCAAACCAGCGGCGGGAAGCTGGACCGAGAACTGGCCGGAACTCGGCACGGCACCGGTCGACTACACCGACTCCATCGATCCCGAGCACTGGAAGCTGGAACAGCAGGCCATTTTCCGCAAGACCTGGCTGCAGATGGGCCGGGTCGAACTGGTCCCGAAGAAGGGCCGCTACGTCACCCGCGAACTGCCGTCGGTCGGCCCCGGCGTGTCGATCATCATCGTCAACGACGGCGATCAGATTCGCGCCTTCTACAACCTCTGCCGACACCGAGGTAACAAGCTGGTCTGGAACGACTACCCGGGCGAGGAGGTCTCGGGAAGCTGTCGGCAGTTCGTCTGCAAGTACCACGCCTGGCGCTACGACCTCAAGGGCGACCTGACCTTCGTCCAGCAGGAAAGCGAGTTCTTCGACCTCGACAAGGCCGACTATCCGCTCAAGCCGGTGCGTTGCGAGGTCTGGGAGGGCTTCATCTTCGTCAACTTCGACGATGACGCCGTGTCGTTGCAGGAATACCTCGGCGAGTTCGGCGAAGGCCTGAAGGGCTACCCGTTCCACGAGATGACCGAGCACTACAGCTACCGCTCGGAGATCAAGGCGAACTGGAAGCTGTTCATCGACGCGTTCACCGAGTTCTACCACGCACCGATCCTGCACATGAAGCAGGCGGAGAAGGAGGAGGCCGAGAAGCTGGCCCAGTTCGGCTTCGAAGCACTGGCTTACGACATCAAGGGCGATCACTCCATGGTGTCGTCCTGGGGCGGCATGTCACCGCCGAAGGATCTCAACATGGTCAAACCCATCGAGCGGATCCTGCACAGCGGACTGTTCGGACCGTGGGACCGGCCGGACATCAAAGGCATCCTGCCCGACGAGCTGCCGCCGGCCATCAACCCGGGTCGCCACAAGACTTGGGGCACCGACTCTTTCGAGTTCTTCCCGAACTGGACCCTGCTGTTCTGGGCGCCGGGCTGGTACCTGACGTACAACTACTGGCCGACCGGCGTGGACAGCCACATCTTCGAGGCCGACCTGTACTTCGTGCCGCCGAAGAACCTGCGCGAACGCCTCTCGCAGGAGTTGGCGGCGGTGACGTTCAAGGAGTACGCCTTCCAGGACGCCAACACCCTGGAAGCCACCCAAAGCCAGATCGGCACGCGCGCCGTCACCGAATTCCCGCTGTGCGACCAGGAAATCCTGCTTCGCCATCTGCACATGACCGCGCACCAGTACGTTGACAGATACCAGGCCGAGCGGGCGGCACAGTCCAACGGGTCCGGCAAGCCGACCGCCGCATCGAGCGTGAAGGAATCAGCAAATGTCTAA
- a CDS encoding amidohydrolase family protein, with the protein MHQDDMILISVDDHIIEPPDMFKNHLPAKYVDEAPRLVHNPDGSDTWQFRDTVIPNVALNAVAGRPKEEYGLEPQGLDEIRKGCYDAAERVKDMNAGGVLATMNFPSFPGFAARLFATEDTEFSLALVQAYNDWHIDEWCGSHPGRFIPMAIPAIWDPKLCADEVRRVSKKGVHSLTFTENPSALGYPSFHDLEYWKPLWDALVDTDTVMNVHIGSSGRLAITAPDAPMDVMITLQPMNIVQAAADLLWSAPIKAYPDLKIALSEGGTGWIPYFLDRVDRTYEMHSTWTHQDFGDKLPSQVFREHFMTCFISDPVGVKNRHAIGVDNICWEMDYPHSDSMWPGAPEELHAVFDTYDVPDDEINKITHENAMRLYHFEPFKHIPREQATVGALRKQAEGHDVSIQALSHHDKRGGSSVADFTANARAVTGVKD; encoded by the coding sequence ATGCACCAAGACGACATGATTCTGATCAGCGTCGATGACCACATCATCGAGCCGCCGGACATGTTCAAGAATCATCTGCCGGCCAAGTACGTGGATGAGGCGCCGCGGTTGGTGCACAACCCGGACGGCTCCGACACGTGGCAGTTCCGGGACACGGTCATCCCGAACGTCGCGCTCAATGCGGTGGCCGGACGGCCCAAGGAGGAGTACGGGCTGGAACCCCAGGGTCTCGATGAGATCCGCAAGGGTTGTTATGACGCCGCCGAGCGGGTCAAGGACATGAACGCCGGCGGCGTGCTGGCAACGATGAACTTCCCGTCCTTCCCGGGGTTTGCCGCCCGGTTGTTCGCCACCGAGGACACCGAGTTCTCGCTGGCGCTCGTGCAGGCCTACAACGACTGGCACATCGACGAATGGTGCGGATCGCATCCGGGTCGTTTCATCCCGATGGCGATCCCGGCGATCTGGGACCCGAAGCTGTGTGCCGACGAGGTCCGCCGGGTCTCCAAGAAGGGGGTGCACTCGCTGACCTTCACCGAGAACCCCTCGGCGCTGGGCTATCCGAGTTTCCATGACCTGGAGTACTGGAAGCCGCTGTGGGATGCGTTGGTGGATACCGACACGGTGATGAACGTGCACATCGGGTCCTCGGGCCGGCTGGCCATCACCGCGCCGGACGCCCCGATGGACGTGATGATCACCCTGCAGCCGATGAACATCGTCCAAGCCGCGGCCGATCTGCTGTGGTCGGCGCCCATCAAGGCCTATCCCGATCTGAAGATCGCCTTGTCCGAGGGCGGCACCGGCTGGATCCCCTACTTCCTGGACCGGGTGGACCGCACCTACGAGATGCACTCGACGTGGACGCACCAGGATTTCGGGGACAAGTTGCCCTCGCAGGTTTTCCGCGAGCACTTCATGACGTGTTTCATCTCCGATCCTGTCGGGGTGAAGAACCGGCACGCCATCGGGGTGGACAACATCTGCTGGGAGATGGACTACCCGCACTCGGATTCGATGTGGCCCGGGGCGCCCGAGGAACTGCACGCCGTGTTCGACACCTATGACGTCCCCGATGACGAGATCAATAAGATCACCCACGAGAACGCGATGCGGCTGTACCACTTCGAGCCGTTCAAACACATCCCGCGCGAGCAGGCCACCGTCGGCGCGCTGCGCAAACAGGCCGAGGGCCACGACGTTTCGATCCAGGCGCTCAGCCACCATGACAAGCGCGGCGGCTCCAGCGTCGCCGACTTCACCGCGAACGCCCGTGCGGTCACGGGCGTCAAAGACTAA
- a CDS encoding acyl-CoA dehydrogenase family protein, giving the protein MNFELTEDQQLIRKSVAELAARFDDHYWMDKDQAHEFPTEFYDAIAAGGWLGMTIPEEYGGHGLGITEATILAEEVARSGGAMNAASAIHMSIFGMQPVVVFGSEDMKKATLPRIVNGDLHVCFGVTEPGAGLDTSRITTFAKRGHDSAGDHYVVNGRKVWISKALESEKILLLTRTESREDVEKRGGKPTEGLTLFLTDIDRDHVDIRPIKKMGRNAVSSNEVFIDDLRVPVEDRIGEEGKGFSYILHGLNPERMLIAAEALGIGRVALDRAVKYANERVVFDRPIGQNQGLAFPLADSLARLDAAELVLRKATWLYDNGRSCGREANMAKYLCADAGFGAADRALQTHGGMGYSEEYNISRFFRESRLMKIAPVSQEMILNFLAANVLGLPKSY; this is encoded by the coding sequence ATGAACTTCGAACTCACCGAGGATCAACAACTGATCCGCAAGTCGGTCGCCGAGCTGGCAGCCAGGTTCGACGATCACTACTGGATGGACAAGGACCAGGCGCACGAGTTCCCGACCGAGTTCTACGACGCCATCGCCGCCGGCGGCTGGTTGGGCATGACCATCCCGGAGGAGTACGGCGGACATGGTCTGGGCATCACCGAGGCCACCATCCTTGCCGAAGAGGTGGCCCGCTCCGGTGGCGCGATGAATGCCGCCAGCGCCATCCACATGTCGATCTTCGGGATGCAGCCGGTCGTGGTGTTCGGATCCGAGGACATGAAGAAGGCGACGCTGCCGCGCATCGTCAACGGCGACCTGCACGTCTGCTTCGGCGTGACCGAACCCGGGGCCGGGCTGGATACCTCCCGGATCACCACCTTCGCAAAACGCGGTCACGATTCGGCGGGCGACCACTATGTGGTGAACGGCCGCAAGGTGTGGATCTCCAAGGCGTTGGAGTCGGAGAAGATCCTGCTGCTGACCCGCACCGAGAGCCGCGAGGATGTCGAGAAGCGGGGCGGCAAACCCACCGAGGGTCTCACCCTTTTCCTCACCGATATCGACCGTGACCACGTCGACATCCGGCCGATCAAGAAGATGGGCCGCAACGCCGTCAGCTCCAACGAGGTGTTCATCGACGACCTGCGCGTACCGGTCGAGGACCGCATCGGGGAAGAGGGCAAGGGTTTCTCCTACATCCTGCACGGACTCAACCCGGAACGGATGTTGATCGCCGCCGAGGCGCTCGGAATCGGACGGGTGGCACTTGATCGCGCGGTCAAGTACGCCAACGAACGGGTGGTGTTCGACCGTCCGATCGGCCAGAATCAGGGCCTCGCGTTCCCGCTGGCCGATTCGCTGGCGCGCCTCGATGCCGCCGAGCTGGTCCTGCGCAAGGCCACCTGGCTCTACGACAACGGGCGCTCCTGCGGCCGCGAGGCGAACATGGCCAAGTATCTGTGCGCCGACGCCGGGTTCGGCGCCGCGGACCGGGCGCTGCAGACCCACGGCGGGATGGGCTATTCCGAGGAGTACAACATCTCCCGGTTCTTCCGGGAGTCGCGCTTGATGAAGATCGCGCCGGTGAGCCAGGAGATGATTCTGAACTTCCTGGCCGCCAACGTGCTCGGCCTCCCCAAGAGCTACTGA
- a CDS encoding CaiB/BaiF CoA transferase family protein yields the protein MTTTGPALPLAGITVIAMEQAVSAPMCTRVLADFGARVIKIENPRGGDFARDYDDVVNGLAAHFVWANRGKESVTLNLKAPAGLEVLHRLLDGADVFVSNLAPGATARLGLGAADLRARHPQVIPLEIDGYGPGGPLSDKRAYDLLVQAESGSCAATGFPGMPAKPGAPVADITTGLYSALSIMALLLGRARSGATDAAPAVAVSLFDTMTDIMGYQLTYTQHSGIDQEPLGMSSPAVAPYGSFGTRDGQTVVLGTTNDREWQRLAREIIERPDLAEDPRFATNPQRCTHRDELNAAIQSWCAQHDLDEIQRIADAAGIGNSRYNKPSEVIAHPHLAARDRWRRVGTPNGEISALLPPPVISGLDLGMGAVPGLGEHTDTVLGGLGYSRIEIGDLRVAGAIGPEYAHG from the coding sequence ATGACCACCACCGGGCCGGCATTGCCGCTGGCCGGAATTACCGTCATCGCCATGGAGCAGGCGGTCTCCGCGCCGATGTGCACGAGGGTGCTCGCCGATTTCGGCGCCCGGGTGATCAAGATCGAGAACCCCAGGGGTGGTGACTTCGCGCGGGACTACGACGACGTGGTGAACGGGCTGGCCGCCCACTTCGTATGGGCGAACCGTGGCAAGGAGTCGGTGACCCTCAACCTGAAAGCGCCGGCGGGTTTGGAGGTGTTACACCGCTTGCTCGACGGCGCCGACGTCTTCGTGTCCAATCTCGCCCCCGGGGCGACGGCGCGCCTTGGGCTGGGCGCGGCGGACCTGCGGGCGCGGCACCCACAGGTGATCCCGCTCGAGATCGACGGCTACGGCCCCGGTGGGCCGCTGTCCGACAAACGCGCGTATGACCTGCTGGTCCAAGCCGAGTCGGGGTCGTGCGCGGCCACCGGATTCCCCGGAATGCCGGCCAAACCCGGGGCGCCGGTCGCCGATATCACCACCGGTCTGTACTCGGCCCTGTCGATCATGGCGTTGCTGTTGGGCCGGGCGCGCTCCGGCGCCACCGATGCCGCACCCGCCGTGGCGGTCAGCCTGTTCGACACCATGACCGACATCATGGGTTACCAGCTCACCTACACCCAGCACTCCGGGATCGACCAGGAGCCGCTGGGTATGAGCTCACCCGCGGTCGCGCCATACGGGTCGTTCGGTACCCGCGACGGGCAGACGGTGGTGCTCGGCACCACCAATGACCGGGAGTGGCAGCGGCTTGCCCGAGAGATCATCGAACGGCCCGACCTCGCCGAGGACCCGCGCTTCGCCACCAATCCGCAACGCTGCACACATCGTGACGAGCTCAACGCCGCCATCCAATCCTGGTGTGCACAGCACGATCTCGACGAGATTCAACGTATCGCGGACGCCGCGGGCATCGGCAACTCGCGCTACAACAAGCCCAGTGAGGTGATCGCGCATCCGCATCTGGCGGCGCGCGACCGCTGGCGGCGGGTCGGCACGCCCAACGGCGAGATCTCCGCGCTGCTTCCACCGCCGGTGATCAGCGGCCTGGACCTCGGCATGGGTGCGGTGCCCGGACTGGGTGAGCACACCGATACCGTCCTGGGTGGCCTCGGCTACAGTCGGATCGAGATCGGTGATTTGCGTGTCGCCGGGGCGATCGGCCCGGAGTACGCGCATGGCTGA
- a CDS encoding enoyl-CoA hydratase/isomerase family protein gives MADSLLVEDRDGVRTLTLNRPHRKNAIDVELWHALAEALRAVDSDDSVRAVVLTGAGGAFCSGADIGTGENVHPRRKLQRLTDVALALHNVTVPTIAKVTGVAVGAGWNLALGCDLVVATPESSFCQIFARRGLSVDLGGSWLLPKIVGLQQAKRLVLLADMIDAAEAHRLGLVTWVQESHAIDGFVDALASRLADGPPFALAQSKALLNDGAAMTFAEALGNEARAQPGNFATADSAEAYAAFAAKRDPSFTGTWAVPPASSGAGAERPGGTTQ, from the coding sequence ATGGCTGACTCGTTGTTGGTCGAGGACCGTGACGGGGTGCGGACCCTCACCCTGAATCGGCCGCACCGCAAGAACGCCATCGATGTCGAGCTCTGGCACGCCCTGGCCGAGGCGCTGCGCGCCGTCGACAGCGACGACTCCGTGCGCGCGGTGGTGCTCACCGGGGCGGGTGGCGCGTTCTGTTCCGGTGCCGATATCGGCACCGGTGAGAACGTCCATCCTCGCCGGAAGCTGCAGCGGCTCACCGATGTTGCGCTCGCGCTGCACAACGTGACGGTGCCGACCATCGCCAAGGTGACCGGCGTGGCCGTCGGCGCCGGCTGGAATCTGGCGCTGGGCTGCGATCTGGTGGTGGCCACACCGGAGTCGTCGTTCTGCCAGATCTTCGCGCGGCGGGGATTGTCCGTCGATCTCGGTGGCTCATGGCTGCTCCCGAAAATCGTCGGACTACAACAGGCAAAACGTCTTGTCCTGCTGGCCGATATGATCGACGCGGCCGAAGCTCATCGGCTCGGGTTGGTCACCTGGGTGCAGGAATCGCACGCTATCGACGGGTTCGTCGACGCCTTGGCGTCCCGGCTGGCCGACGGGCCGCCGTTCGCGCTGGCGCAGAGCAAAGCATTGCTCAACGACGGCGCGGCAATGACTTTCGCCGAGGCACTTGGCAACGAGGCGCGGGCTCAGCCCGGCAATTTCGCCACCGCGGATTCGGCGGAGGCCTATGCGGCGTTCGCCGCCAAGCGCGATCCATCATTCACCGGAACCTGGGCCGTCCCACCCGCCTCCTCGGGTGCAGGAGCGGAGCGGCCTGGGGGAACAACACAGTAG
- a CDS encoding thiolase family protein, which translates to MRETVIVGAVRTPVGKRNGGLSDQHAADLSAVVLNELTERTGVDPALIDDVVWGCVSQVGDQSSNIGRYAVLAAGWPESIPGTTVNRACGSSQQALDFAVQAVMSGQQDVVVAGGVEVMSRVPLGAARATGQPYGPKVFARYDNFSFNQGISAELICQKWDLSRTRCDEYSARSHELAAAAQDSGAFIDQIVPVFTQDSVITDDEGIRRGTTAEKLAGLKPAFTDDGVIHAGNSSQISDGAAALMVMTADQALNLGLTPLVRYRAGAVTGADPVLMLTGPIPATEKVLRKAGVGIDEVGVFEVNEAFAPVPLAWLAETGVDEARLNPLGGAIALGHPLGASGAVLMTRMIHHMRDNGIRYGLQTMCEGGGTANATLVEYVF; encoded by the coding sequence ATGCGCGAGACCGTCATCGTCGGAGCCGTGCGCACCCCGGTCGGGAAACGCAACGGCGGATTGTCCGATCAGCACGCCGCCGACCTGTCCGCCGTGGTGCTCAACGAATTGACCGAGCGAACCGGGGTCGACCCGGCGCTGATCGATGACGTGGTGTGGGGCTGCGTCTCGCAGGTCGGTGATCAGTCCAGCAATATCGGCCGGTACGCGGTGCTGGCCGCCGGCTGGCCCGAGTCCATCCCCGGCACCACGGTGAACCGGGCCTGCGGCTCGAGCCAGCAGGCGTTGGATTTCGCGGTGCAAGCCGTCATGTCCGGCCAGCAGGATGTCGTGGTGGCCGGCGGTGTCGAGGTGATGAGCCGGGTCCCGCTGGGTGCCGCGCGGGCCACCGGGCAGCCCTATGGTCCGAAAGTCTTTGCCCGCTATGACAATTTCTCCTTCAACCAGGGAATCTCGGCCGAGCTGATCTGCCAGAAATGGGATCTGTCGCGGACCCGCTGTGACGAGTATTCGGCCAGGTCCCACGAGCTCGCCGCCGCCGCGCAGGACTCAGGCGCCTTCATCGACCAGATCGTGCCGGTGTTCACCCAGGACAGCGTGATCACCGATGACGAGGGCATCCGGCGCGGGACCACCGCCGAAAAGCTGGCCGGGCTCAAGCCCGCCTTCACCGACGACGGTGTCATCCATGCCGGGAACTCCTCGCAGATCTCCGACGGTGCGGCCGCGCTGATGGTGATGACCGCTGATCAGGCGCTGAACCTGGGGTTGACGCCGCTGGTGCGCTACCGCGCCGGCGCGGTGACCGGCGCCGACCCGGTGTTGATGCTGACCGGGCCGATTCCCGCGACGGAGAAGGTGCTGCGCAAGGCGGGTGTCGGTATCGACGAGGTCGGCGTGTTCGAGGTCAACGAGGCGTTCGCGCCGGTTCCGCTGGCCTGGCTCGCCGAGACCGGAGTGGACGAAGCCAGACTCAACCCGTTGGGTGGGGCAATCGCGCTCGGGCACCCGCTCGGCGCCTCCGGTGCGGTGTTGATGACTCGGATGATCCACCACATGCGCGACAACGGGATCCGTTACGGACTCCAGACCATGTGCGAGGGCGGCGGCACCGCCAACGCCACTCTGGTCGAGTACGTCTTCTAG
- a CDS encoding acyl-CoA dehydrogenase family protein, producing the protein MQRNLFNEDHEAFRELARNFVEKDVVPAYPDWEKGGRMPRAVFEKMGALGMLGMAIPEEYGGGGAPDYRYNVVLQEEAARALVTLSTVRTQLEVILPYFLHYANEEQRKRWFPGLADGTLLTAVAMTEPGTGSDLAGMRTTAVQDGDHWIVNGAKTFITGGMQADLVVVVARTSTDPDNRRKGLTLFVVEDGMAGFTRGRELEKMGCKVQDTAELSFVDVRVPAANVLGEVGEAFSYLGHNLPQERLTVAVGSVAQARSAIAAAIDYTRDRKAFGTPVASFQNTKFELAACSTEVEAAQAMLDRAVALHVDGELSAPDAARVKLFCTEMQARVIDRCLQLFGGYGYMMEYPIARLYTDARVARIYAGTSEVMKVIIAKSLGL; encoded by the coding sequence GTGCAACGCAATCTGTTCAACGAGGACCACGAGGCGTTCCGTGAACTCGCGCGCAACTTCGTCGAGAAGGACGTGGTGCCCGCCTATCCCGACTGGGAGAAGGGCGGCCGGATGCCGCGCGCGGTCTTCGAGAAGATGGGCGCCCTTGGCATGCTGGGCATGGCCATCCCCGAGGAGTACGGCGGCGGTGGCGCGCCGGACTACCGCTACAACGTGGTCCTGCAGGAGGAGGCGGCCCGCGCTTTGGTGACGCTGTCGACCGTGCGCACCCAGCTCGAGGTGATCCTGCCGTACTTCCTGCACTACGCGAACGAAGAGCAGCGCAAGCGCTGGTTCCCGGGTCTGGCCGACGGAACCCTGCTGACCGCGGTGGCCATGACCGAACCCGGGACCGGGTCGGATCTGGCGGGCATGCGCACGACGGCCGTGCAGGACGGCGATCACTGGATCGTCAACGGCGCCAAGACCTTCATCACCGGCGGGATGCAGGCCGACCTCGTCGTCGTGGTGGCCCGCACGTCCACCGACCCCGACAACCGGCGCAAGGGTCTGACCCTGTTTGTCGTCGAGGACGGAATGGCGGGGTTCACCCGCGGCCGCGAGCTGGAGAAGATGGGCTGCAAGGTGCAGGACACCGCGGAGCTGTCCTTCGTCGACGTGCGGGTGCCCGCGGCCAACGTGCTCGGCGAGGTGGGGGAGGCGTTCAGCTACCTCGGCCACAATCTCCCGCAGGAGCGGTTGACCGTGGCGGTGGGGTCGGTGGCGCAGGCGCGTTCGGCGATCGCGGCGGCCATCGACTACACCAGGGATCGCAAGGCCTTCGGCACACCCGTCGCGTCGTTTCAGAACACCAAGTTCGAACTGGCGGCCTGCTCGACGGAGGTGGAGGCCGCTCAGGCGATGCTGGACCGGGCCGTGGCACTGCACGTCGACGGTGAGCTGTCCGCGCCGGACGCGGCCCGGGTGAAGTTGTTCTGCACCGAGATGCAGGCCCGGGTGATCGACCGCTGCCTGCAGTTGTTCGGCGGTTACGGCTACATGATGGAATACCCGATCGCCCGGCTGTACACCGACGCCCGGGTGGCGCGGATCTACGCCGGGACCAGCGAGGTCATGAAGGTGATCATCGCCAAGTCGCTCGGCCTGTAG
- a CDS encoding TetR/AcrR family transcriptional regulator, producing the protein MSAVSAASGPRPYEALLAKGEDRKQRILAAAENLLARNGWRNTSLAQIAREAGVSAAGLLHHFESKEALLHAVLDARDFDDDTHADRGGDLIANIGRVAERFDRAPELVGTFTVLLVENIQPDAPLHDRLVARQQAAVAIVADAIRRGQSSGRYRPDLDPAAKAVEILAFVNGMETAWLLDPSIPLAAVFKGYTESLARDFAPAPARAVEERNSI; encoded by the coding sequence GTGTCAGCGGTATCGGCGGCGTCCGGTCCTCGGCCCTACGAGGCGCTGTTGGCCAAGGGGGAGGACCGTAAGCAGCGCATTCTCGCCGCCGCGGAGAATCTCCTGGCACGTAACGGTTGGCGCAACACCTCGCTGGCCCAAATCGCCAGGGAGGCCGGCGTGAGCGCCGCCGGCCTGCTGCACCACTTCGAATCGAAGGAAGCGCTGCTGCACGCCGTCCTGGATGCTCGCGATTTCGACGATGACACCCACGCCGATCGCGGCGGCGATCTCATCGCGAACATCGGCCGGGTGGCCGAGCGCTTCGACCGTGCCCCCGAACTCGTGGGCACCTTCACCGTCCTGCTGGTGGAGAACATCCAGCCGGACGCACCGCTGCACGACCGGCTGGTGGCCCGGCAACAGGCCGCCGTCGCGATCGTTGCCGACGCGATCCGGCGCGGCCAGAGCAGTGGCCGCTACCGCCCAGACCTCGACCCGGCCGCCAAGGCCGTGGAGATTCTCGCCTTTGTCAATGGAATGGAGACCGCATGGCTACTCGATCCTTCAATCCCACTGGCCGCAGTGTTCAAGGGGTATACGGAGTCGCTGGCCCGCGACTTCGCACCGGCTCCCGCCCGAGCAGTCGAGGAGAGGAATTCGATATGA